Below is a genomic region from Miscanthus floridulus cultivar M001 chromosome 1, ASM1932011v1, whole genome shotgun sequence.
CACGGCACAGTGGGTGGGTGTGGGGTCCGACACAGGCTAGGGCGCGGGCGCGACGCGCGACGCTAGCGCGATGACTACCGCGACCATGGCCAAGGACGGGGGAAGGGCGCGGTGTCGACAAAATATCGctggcagtccttcgaggggtatcccatgaaggtagattgatcggtagaggagcgtgatatcaagaacaagaaggcaatagagacacatgcgttagacaggttcaggccgtcagtatgacgtaatactctactcctgtggtctgttgatttgtattagctatcgtatgatatcgcGTGACTACAGATGTAtctatcttgtccgctaggggatccctacctctccttatatagtctggaggggtagggttacaagaaaagtatcatatttgatactatacaatatcttgcggtgcacgctgagcagcgccgtgcatatcttgatcttgtgggctgggccacctctgacggtgcggcccatgtcttgtcttatggataccgggggccatacccccacagctagtccccaagcctgatagtaggtgacgtagtcacatggtgccaaggtcagaaagtataagaccagccaagcaggcaccagtccccgggcgtagcctcgagatgagaaaagcgcacattcaccgcaaggtgaagtgtgcccatttagtctccgagcatgaagaatctgagccatgaggagtaaccgacgtagctgacgatgtccgagcaccaaggagtcaccGTGTGTatctggcgatatccgagcaccaaggagtccctggcgtagctagcgatgtccgagcaccgaggagtctccggcgtatctggcgatgtccgagcaccgaggagcccccaaCGTAGCTAGCAATGAAGCacaagcgacgaacagtctgatcaactgatCGACTATAAAGTGAGCAATTGAGTAGAAACGACTggcgaacagtctgatcaactggtcggcgacgaagtctatggACCTAGCGgttcgactagttgatcggtggagaagcccgagcaccaggtggtccgatgatcctgcaatacaaatatgtagaacgggtagtacatgatgtacaaatatatgaactccgaagaaaaatcagcaatggcgatgaaatagcgtaagtagctcggcgattagttagtgtgaagatgtatttaatataaaccgtccgaacagttagtgtgtagctgaatctccagccctagctagcatgTTAACCATAATGCGGAGCGCGGagtccgtgcacgtgtaggaggaacatgcgtcgctaaggagccgttgccgaccacccataacatagagagtagacactcgtgcatgtgtagggaggagcctgAGACATGGCCGTCTCTAGaggtgtccgagcatcaacaggactgtttcgggggttcagaaaatcgtttgaaGAGCAAACTTGAAGAAAACAGcccggagaaacattatggcgattaacgaagattggagaatatttagaaaaatattaaagcgtgacttagtttTAGACAGAACATCTGGTTGGTGTGGAAGCAGGTGGCGTAGGGCGTTATCTGGTCAGCGAGAGGATGACCGTCTCCAACCTGGTCGGCAAATCAGCCCCTCAGGGCATCTTGGTAGATGGCGACgacgttggtgaacccgaagggtagggtcgtaacccctagagtttcctgagtaacctccgatagatctagatcggagggtggttggcgctgaacgagcgtgtccagagccgattcgacgatggagaggcaatcggcgagcttctgaccaacctgatcgatggatgcgatcagaccGTCGTTGTTGATAtgtctcctctggtagcgaggaagcggatggcGAGTTGTCAATGAAGGCGACCTCGAAAGCGAtttcgagattggatctgcagtcgtaggtgttggggtgatcgacgcagaatcgatctgcaccagctcaatgagctctccgactccgtcagcgttgatgatccacgagatcgattcgaccgtgaagatctggccgggctgcgggagggacgaagagcatgcggaaaaagccatcttgttcaacaaggaaacaTCACGCAAtcctctacctggcgcgccaactgtcgatagaatatcgtcaacagtcctccgaggagtatcccacgaaggtagattgatcggcagaggagcgtgagaacaagaacaagaaggtaacagagacacacgagttagacaggttcagtccgtcagtataacgtaataccctactcctgtggtctgttggtttgtattaccTATCGTATGATATCGCGTGACTGCAGATGTATCTATCTTGTCCGCTagaggacccctacctctccttatatagtttggagatgtatggttataaggaaagtatcatatttggtactatacaacatcttgcagtgcacgccgagcagcgtcgggcacgccttgatcttgtgggttgtgccacctctgatggtgcggcccatatcttatcttgtggataccgggggccatacccccacacgcGAGGAAGGGCGGCCGGGCGTGGGCGAGGGCGCGTGGGCGCGGATGGCCGGGGGCGGGAGAGGGCACGGACGGCAGCGGCGACGGTGCATTGGTTCGGTGGGGCGCTGACggtgggagagagggagagcaagAGAGAAAGGAAATGAGAGCCCATACATAAGACAGGCTTGGCGCCAGTAATCATGGCGTCAAGCTACCTGTCATGTCACCGTCACGTCTGCGTTGAGCCCAAGagttcggcgccagcaacgatggcaccGAGACGTGTAAGCCGAGATAAGGGTTTAGATTTTAATTTTTTACCTCTAAGgatatatttgtgatttttttaaaaaaaagctaaaaaaataaaaaaatcgggCAGCCAGCCCAGGCCGCCCTTGAGTCGCTTCCCGCGCGTCGCCCAGCGCGCGGACGGAAGAAACGAGCGCAGCACGGCTCCGCGCGGCGCGTCACAGGCTCACGCAGTCCGCAGACGGCTACGGCCGGGTCGCCGGCGCGGCGCACTGACGCACGCACGCGGCAGGCGGCTCGATCACCATGCACATGCACGTCCGTCCACAGTGCCCACTAGCCGAGAGATGCCAGCGCCACACGGTGACACGGAACGAGGAGACCCCTTGCGGGCCTGCCGCCTGCATGCCGCGTGCGCTGCGCCACCTCGGCCGACGGCTTCCTTCAGGCTTCAACGCGCCGCATGGGCGCGGGGTCcgccccgcccgcgcccgccgcccgcctgACGGGCTCTACCTCCTGCGCGCCAGTTCCGGGCTTCCGGCGGGCACATGGGACTGGCCAAGCATCGAGCACGAGCAGAGCGGCGAATCTACGGGGAGCTAGCGCATTGCTTCGCTACGGCTACGCTCACTAGCTCGCTGGCACAGCGGTCCAGCGGACCGTGCTGTCGAATCTGGAGAGGCAAAAGCCAGGGCTCGCTCGCGCGCGGTGGTAGCCTAGCCTGGTAGGCGGGGGCGGCCGCAGCCCGCAGGCAAACAACGCTTCCACTGTGGACGCACTGTGGGTGCATAGCCCCCTTGGCCTATGCCGCCAATGTGGACGGGTCAAACCGTCACTTCCGGTTTCCTGTGCCGGCAAATCGCTGGCCATTAGGCGCATCAATGCTCCAGCACGGTAGCCGCATTACGCACGGCACGCGGGCAACGCCCCAGCCGGAACAGCTCCCACCAGCTCTAATATAAAAAACATATTCACTCCTAATTTTTTTTAAGCCAAACACTCTCCACTCCAAAAGGTCAGTTCTGCTTAAACCGAAGCGCCACTGAAATCCTGTTTAAACTTTTGAATTTTTCTGCCATACTTAGTCTCGGTTTCCCCGCCAAATTTTCAGACCCTATTGCAAAAATAACTTTGTATATGTTGGCTTAGAGCAAGTATAGTACCAGACTATAAGCTGGCTAAATACTGAGGTGGATAAGAGAtgaaaagagagagaagagaagcgggctgtaaatTTATAGTTGGCTTGGACACAAGACCTAAGAAACTTTGTGAGAGTGACAAGTGAGTCATGTATTAAAAGTGAAAAGCTAAATAATATATGAGTTGGTTAAAAGAAGGTTACAAAAAACCTTGCAGTCAACAAGCCAACTGTATTATTAACATTGCTCTCAACCTCACATGATCTATATATGAGACGAGCTCTTGATTAAGAAATAATTTTTCTCTCTTGTTCattaaaatatgaaataatatacTCTCTCTGTTTGAAATTATAAGTTTCATTTATTTTGAAATTATAAGTTTCGTTTATTTTGATATGTATCTAAGACACGGATGAAAAAAAAGTGAAAGCGACTAATTTGGAATCTTAGGCCGTCTGTAGTGTGGGAGCGGTGCCCCAAAATAAATGGGCCCGTTGTACAGTAATAGGCACCGCTGCCCACTCAGCTGTAGTGTGGAAAATTTTTGGGAGCGATGCCGTCTGCTACGGTTGGGACCCAGTTCCAATAAAATACTCTCGTTGCCTTCTTCGTTCGCGCGATGGAAAATTCCCCTTTCTCCCGTTCCTCTGATCTCCCAATTCGTGCCATGGATCTCCCTCAAATCCAACCATGCTCTTCCAAATCCAGCTTCTCCAGAGGCGCGAGCAGCTGCCGATCTGGTCGAAGGCGTCGCCGTCGGGGCCGATCCAGAGCTACGAAGCCCGCTGCGTACCTTGCCGCAGACGATGGCCGTGGACGCCGCCGAGCGGCGCCAGCGCGGGGCCACCGGCGCGCCGGATGCGGGCGCCCGGAGGCCACAGAACGCGGAGGTGGAGGGCGTGTAGAGGAGCGCCGCCTGTGCGCGGGCCGCCGAGCCGCGGGACGACGCCCGCGGTGCCAGCGCCAGGGAAGGCTTGCAGCAGGCCGCAGTGGGCGTGAATGCCATGGCGGATGGAGCTTCAGGTGAGGCCTCTGCTGCAGAAGCGGAGGCTGGAGGAGGAAGGCACGCAGACTACTGCTGCTGCCTTGCTTCATAGTGGAGGAGGAAGGCACGCAGGTGCTGCTGCCTTGATTCGTGTGATGTTGCAGGTACTACTTTATCTCGCGAAAGATCTTGACATCAAGTGATTGTGCTTTGTTTTGTTTATTGCGAACCAAGAAAAATGAATACTTTTGAATCTGTACACAACGCAATCCAAATGGTGTGCTTCAGATTACAATAGAATTTTTTTTACAAGAATTACCAATAGAAATGTAAAGTAACATAGTACATTTAGTTAGTACACTTTGACCCTGATAGAGTTCATACATAACAGCACAATTATTTAATGAAAAACTACATATACTAGTACAAACATTTTGATAAGAGAGAATAAATCTAAGCTTGGCCGCCTCCAAAGCGCTGAAATATATGCTCAATCAAGTCCGCCTTCAGACGACGATGCATATCTCGATCACGTATGTCTTCTTGTATCTCTAGAGCCCTAGTAAATCCATGAATGGGCCCATGTCCATATCCTAACAATGGTGCAGATGAGCTGCTTTCATGGTACTCATGCTCGTAGTTGTCATCATATCGAACTCTGAAAGAATCCCTTTCATCCTCCACAATCATATTATGCAATATAATACATGCATAAATAATTTCAGCGAGTGACCGCACTTGCCACATGCGTGCTGGGCTTCGTAGAATGGCAAATCGAGCTTGCAAAACTCCGAAGGCACGCTCCACATCTTTTCTTGCTCCCTCTTGATGTTCTGCAAATAATTTGTCTTTTCCACACTGAGGCAAATGAATTGTTTTCACAAATGTTGCCCACTCTGGATAAATACCATCTGCTAGGTAGTATCCCATGTTGTACTCATGGCCATTGACTGTGAAATGAACCTCTGGAGCTCTTCCTTGTACCACATCAGTGAACAAAGGTGATCGATTAAGGACATTGATATCATTGTTTGACCCAGCAACACCAAAAAATGCATGCCATATCCACAGGTCGTGTGAGGCAACTGCCTCTAACATGACAGTTGGTCCACATTGATCTCCACGAGTGTACTGTCCCTTCCATGCCACTGGACAGTTCCTCCATTGCCAATGCATGCAATCCACACTACCCAGCATGCCTGGAAATCCACGCGCTTCACCTATATGAAGTAACCTTTGGATGTCTTCTGTAGTTGGTTTTCTTAAATATGTAGGACCAAAACACTCAATGATCCCTCTACAGAAAGTATTCATGCACTCGATAACTGTACTTTCAGCAATTCGTAGATTTTCATCCCACAAATCTGCAGGTGTTCCATATGCTAACATCCTCATAGCAACGGTACATTTGTGTAAAGGTGAAAAGCCCACCTTTCCAAATGCATCGCTCCGTTGGACAAAATAAGGAGACCACTCACTAAGGGTCTGCACAATTTTCAGAAACAGGTGTCGCTTCATCCTATACCTCCGTCTAAATTGGAAATCATTGTATACTGGATTTTCTGAGAAGTAATCAGACATTAAACGATCCCTAGCACCTTCACGCCCTCTTTCAATGTACCTTCTATGAAACCTTTGGTTTGGAGTAGACATACCGATATGTTGTGACTCTATCTGAGCTCTGATTTGTGCCTCAATTTGAGCCTCCACTGGATCATTCATGAAGTCCCAAATGAATTggtcaacttcatcttcactatCAGACTCTTTGTCAATTTTCATGGACATGTTTGGGTCCATGGAACTTCTGTACTGATGTTGGTTTGCTCGATGCAAGACAAACTGTCTGGTGGAAGATATGGTCTGTGCATGGTGCAATGCAGGGTCCTCATTTTATACAAGGGAGCTCACAACGGCTAGTTCATTGCAACAGGTTGTTTTTACAACAGCTATATTAGTTGTCAGACCAACTTTTGCTTTTACAACAGCCACATTGTCAGACCAACTGTCCTTTTTACAACAGATCTATTGTCAGACCCACTTTTCTTTTCTACAACATCTATATGTATTGTCAGAACAACTATTCTTTCTTTTGTATTAATTTTGGCTAGCTATTTTTTATCTCTGATGTGTGATGTATTTGTATCTTGTTTGTTACAGGCAATATATGGCAATAGTGCATGCAGAACCAGCAAGTTAATTCATTGATACAAGGTAGCACATTGAAACTTACAAGTCTTGTACATAGATAGCACAAAATATTTGAAAAAAAGCTAATACATTGCTACATATCCTGAATTTAGAAAGGTATTACATTGCTACATAGCCTCAACTAAAAAGCTTTTCAGATAAGTATGCCAACATTTTTTTGTGCCTTTCCATGGCTTCTTCATCGTAGCTTGAAGTGTCTTTATCTAACAGGGCCATGTACATACCCAATGTCTGTAGCTTTGCCTTTTCCTTCTCATTGTCTGCAATCTTATTTTCAGCTTCAGCTTTAGCTTTAATAGCTTCAGCTTTAATAAGTGTTGCTTCAGCTAGTTTTTCAGCAGCAATAGTTTTTCTCAACTGAAGTTCATTGAACAGATTCGcattttcatttgagatgctGTCTTGTGACTGTACTGACTTGCCTTTGCCTTTTTGTTGAGCTTTGGCTGCATTTCGTCCTGGAGGTCGACACCTAATGACAGGATCTATATCTTCACTATCTTGATTTGAAGAAGTATAAGCACCTGATGCATTTACCTTGCTTCTCTTGTTcatcatttcttcaattgggTAAGCTTTACTCCACTTTGGTTGATCCTTCACTGCTTTCCACCAATATTCAAGTGCAAAAGGCCTCTTTTTCTTGGCAGCTACTTTATACGCAGCACGAGCCCTTTCCATAACTTGATCATCGGATTCACCACTAGCATGGTCTCTCTTCTCCTTTTCATAGCATGAATTGAAAATGGTAATGAAAGGGATAGTCTTGGTCCAATGATTTTTCAATTGAGCACCTGTTTTTCTTCGATCTTTGGGTGCAGTCAAATTGTACTCTGCTGCAACATCCTTCCAGTACCTATCTCCTCTTCTATCAATTCCAACAATTGGATCAGTGGAATGTTTCAGCCAAGCACTAACTAACCGAAGGTTGTCCTCCGGACTCCAGAACAAACGACCTTCCTTCTTTTCACTTTCTTCAGGGCTGCTTTCATTGTCACTCCAAACTGGTGTGTTTGCAGGAGGAACACCAGTCTGTTGTTGCTCTTGGGACACTGGAGAAGATGAACCAATGGGGCTGCTCTCATCAACCCGTGAATTAGCCCCTCGGAAACCTTGGAAGAAACCCATGGATCCAACTTGTGATGCATGACCAACCCCTTGTGGGTATTGTTCCATCCCTTGGTAAGAGGTACCTTGGTAGCTTCCTTGTGATGGGAATGGGAATTGTGGGTAGTTTGTTTGGGATCCAAAGGGACCGAACATGTGTGAATACTGGGGGTGGAAAGGGGTAGGAAATTGTGGTGGATAGTTCATGGGGTATTGGGGTGAAGGAAAATGATGTTGCTGCCTAGCTAGATTTTGTGGCTCACCACTTGGATTTTGTGGCTCACCACTTTGTATTGCAGAGTTCAAAATATTTGTCAGAGATGAAGCTGTGTTCTCCATGGCTACAGAGGGAGGGAATAGAGAGAGATCTATGTGTTCATGTACAGGTAGTTACTTGTATTTATAGATATTTGACAACGGTCATGTTTACTTCAAGGCCTGTGTGCCAGTCCATGTGAACGTTGAATATTGAAGGCCTGTGTGCCCAGCGTCTATGTGTTTTGAACTTCGAAGGTCTGTGTGCGTGTGTGGCCAACGGCCTTGTGAAGGTCTGTGTGCCAACGGCTTTGTAACTGTTCTGACAGCGCTACAGTGAACAATTATTGTTTATGTTTTGGCACCGGGTGAATGAAGATTCACCGCTTCCAACTTTTCTGGCCCCAATCAAAACAAGCACCACTTGTTGCAGTGTTGGGAGTGATGCCCAAACACTCTCTCTCCTCTTTTGGGCATCACTCTCTGACCACACTGCAGAAGGCCTTAGGTAGCTAGGTGCCCTTGTAAGCGTGACAATGACTGATTGACTGACCGCATCTACAGCGGCATCCGTTCATCAGGATTCAGGAGCCAAGATGTTCATCACAGGACGCGCCATCATGAAGCCGCAAGTTGGTTGGGGCCTGGAAGAATTGGCGACTGTTCGCTtgggtttcagccagcccaaacccaTCCAacggtgttttcctctcacaataaactagcatcagtcagtccaaaccagcccagaaaccaaccactctcacaataaaccagcaccaatcAGCCCAAACCAGGAATCTCTATCTATCGGCCTCTTTTGGAATGATTGGAGTCGGATTGTAGGTAGCCTTGCGGCAAAGCTCCCCTCGTATGGGAAGGGAAATGTTTATGATACCCATTGCCATCATGAAGAAGACAGATGCCATGCCATGCAGAGAAAGCAAAAAAGAACGTGAGGCAATTGGACCTGACTCTGAAGCAGCAGCGGTCAAAAGATCTTCATCTGTGTGCATAGCCAAGACAACGACCCCACTGACCACAGAAGAAAAACCTGAATGATCGTACAAACAAAGACGAGCCATCTCATTTCGTGAACCTTTTCCTTTTTCTCGCAACAGCAGCAGCCTTGTTTCATGTAACGTTCAAAGGAAGCCATACTAGTACATTCTAACCAATTTTGTCACCCAAAAATGGCTCAAAAGAACGCTACCACCGCCACTAGTCCACTACTACTAAGATTGTGCATAAGCTGTAAACTAATTAAGGCCTATCTTCTACTGCATTCCACTAGACCAGCTATCGTGGTAACTAACGAACCTTGTTCTTCCAGCTAGTTTTACCTAACTTGGTGCTGCTAATCCTTGCTTCAGTCTACAAAAAACAGCAATGGCGAGCAAGATTGAGCAGCTACTATGGTCCAACTCGTCAACTAGGCATCCGCCCAAGCGGCAAAGACAGGCAGATGAGAGACGGCGTTCGGCTGCTTCAGCACCTGGGCCACTGTTTGTGCCGTCATCGGCGTCCAGGGGCTCATGGTGGCCACGGCGCTCGGCTGCTTACCGTACAGCATGGCCAGGCCCAGCCTCTCGGGGCTCCCCTCCCTGGAGTTTCCCAGGCTTGTCACCTGCGAGGACGAGTTGGAGAAGTTGATGCTCCCAGTCGTCTTGCCAGGAACGTCGAGGTGATGATCATGCACTGCACACTCGATGTCAAGTCCAACGACGCCATGCAGGGAGGGATGAGACTCGCTCATGATGCCCCTCTGGAGATCAACTGCTTCTGGGCAATGCACAGCTTCCTGGAGAGAACCATGGAGCACCATCCTCCAGCCAGCGCCTGTCTCCTCAGCTGGGTTGAGCTCCCTGCCACCGTTGTGCATCATAGGAGCATTGTTCGCTGCCTCGATCGCCTTGACCTTGCGTGCTTCCTCCGCGGGCAGCAGCGTGCTGCTCTCCATGATCTTGTCGACGTCGTATCTTGTTATGTTAAAGTTTGTCACCGCGTTCAAGCCACGGAACTTGA
It encodes:
- the LOC136510750 gene encoding uncharacterized protein; protein product: MDPNMSMKIDKESDSEDEVDQFIWDFMNDPVEAQIEAQIRAQIESQHIGMSTPNQRFHRRYIERGREGARDRLMSDYFSENPVYNDFQFRRRYRMKRHLFLKIVQTLSEWSPYFVQRSDAFGKVGFSPLHKCTVAMRMLAYGTPADLWDENLRIAESTVIECMNTFCRGIIECFGPTYLRKPTTEDIQRLLHIGEARGFPGMLGSVDCMHWQWRNCPVAWKGQYTRGDQCGPTVMLEAVASHDLWIWHAFFGVAGSNNDINVLNRSPLFTDVVQGRAPEVHFTVNGHEYNMGYYLADGIYPEWATFVKTIHLPQCGKDKLFAEHQEGARKDVERAFGVLQARFAILRSPARMWQVRSLAEIIYACIILHNMIVEDERDSFRVRYDDNYEHEYHESSSSAPLLGYGHGPIHGFTRALEIQEDIRDRDMHRRLKADLIEHIFQRFGGGQA